Part of the Papio anubis isolate 15944 chromosome 6, Panubis1.0, whole genome shotgun sequence genome, TACCCAAAGCACCACTTGATATATTTTAGGTGTCCTATAAACATacttattaaatgaaagaatttctcaatgaaatatttttatatttctttttctaaagtcaCTAGAAATTATTCTAGGTATCACTGGTATGCTTGTAATTTGCGTTGGAAAAGTAACATATATTTCCATAGTTTTTATAGTAGGAATAGTGTTATTAGTGCTTTATCGGAACTGAAGAAATTCAGTATTCAGCATTTTTCATTAATAAGTACACTCCTAATTCTTTGAGTTAGTTTATTTCCTCATCCAAAATCTTTTTCTGTAAAACCTTTCAATAGCATTATGAAATTTCTCTATTCTTCcaggaaaattaataaattacttAAATAAATCACAGTAATATTCGTAGCTATGGATATTTAATCATATTATTTGAAGATACAGTTATAAATTTGCCTTATTTGATGACTTACGTCAGTATAACTagtctatttaatattttatttcttattaaaagtTAAGGgtcatttgttgttttattttcagtgataATGCTATTGTATTATATTGTTTAATTACAGTGTGTGGAATCATGTCAATCATGAATGTCCCCCGCCATAGGACACTTATTGCCAAATGTAAAAAGCATGTTCACTTTAAACTTATGCttttgaaaatagaattttttttattttcaaagcatgggaaaataaattaatagaagtTTAATTCTAGGATATGATGAAATCTAAGGCAAATctatttagaatttagaaaaagatctttagtgattattttattaaaaagactaatcttttacttattttatagtAATATAATATAGTTGTAATATGTTCAATGGTTTAAACCCATTATCAGTATTCCATTTTGTAGAGTAGctattttacatgtaaatatcAAAGAGCAGGGAAATGCTGaagtagtattttttatttttatttacagtgtttgcaatgtttcattttttttaagtctatagTCAATAGGTAATGATACTTTTATACTTAACCAATTAATATTCATTGTCAACATTTATGGAGCACGTGTTATGTTTCAAGCATTTCTGTAAAGAATATATACATTAATGACACATGATCCTTACTCTTCAGAAGTTTATAATCTGGTTGAGTGGCAGATGAGTCAGGATGTCTCCTCTAAAAACAGGTAATAATCTTTCAACCAAGAAggcaaaataagaataattaaattTGTGAAGTCTTGTAATAGAAGGTTATTGATGAGGCTGTGGTAACACAGATGAGCAAAGGAGGACACATTTCTTTTGGGGAAGGTAGAAGAGGAAGTGAAGGAGtggatttttgttaaaatattgagAGTTACAGAAAAGAGGTGACattagagaaggagaaagagaatgcatttaGAGCAGTCAGTCTATCTAAGTAGATTGCTCAAaagatttcatattttattattttttatttattagatttaCTAAACTTTTAATAAGGGAACTCCAAATTTAAAAAGAGTCTAAAAGTttcttttacctttattttttctgctgTAAAGTTAAATACAACAATATAGcatcattattttctaaaaatgatgaTTTAGTTAAGTAATGCTAACTAATGTCATTTTCCCACCAGAGGGCAGTGGAAGCgtgagaggaggaggtgggggcaaTGCCAGAGAGTACAAAATTAAAAAAgtcaagaagaaaggaagaaaagatgatgatagtgatgatgaaaCTCAATCATCCCACACTGGTAGgtagcttttctttccttttccttggtgtatgtgtgatatttttaacatattttcttaaGAAGTATATAATTAGGTATATATGCTAATACAGGAAGTCCTTGTTTTGCAGTTTCAGTGGCACAAATTTCAGTTACCACACTTTAGTTAAATAATATCAGTCCAGTAACAACACTGTTTATCTTAAATACTAGATACAAAGATACTTTGATACTGAGTATTGTATAAAGTACAGATTTCACTGCTAGCTCTTCAGTCCACAAATCAGTACGTAAATAACAGATGCATATCATGATCTGTGACAGTCACACCACTCATTATATAGTTTGTCAATGATTGGTCACTACACATTGGTTATTCTTTATGCACAGACAACAAAGCATGTAGCTGTATTGCCTAATTGTCTCCCAGTTATAAACGCTGTgatattttacagaaatggaTAATCATAAAGAGAATTGGCCAACAGAGATAAAAGcgcaacaaagaaatgaaaagtggtAACgctgaaaataaaattggaatcaaACATAAATGGAGTTATAGAGGGACTGTGGGAATGTTGACACTGCCATTGTTcaagaaaatgaggaaagtgGTTATGGCAAAAAGGATGAAAACATCTTAGAAGATgtgaaaatgggcaaaaactttACAATTCTTGGAGATATTCCAAGACATTGAAAAGGCAAGGGATAAAACATTGGAAGCTGATTCAGAGTTAGAAAGTGGTATAACAATTTATAAGGCATAGGAAAAGTACTTGCTCCATACTGCAAGTTAATTGATAATAAGAAGAAAGCAAACACTGTTCAAACTATTCCTGATAAGTATtttacacagaaataaaacactttcattCTCCACATTCTAATGTATTAAAATACAGCatattaaattataaacattagttttacttttcattttcctatACATTTATAACCAACAGTAAAAGCTTTTAATGTTtaccagaaatttttaaatgccacAGACCAATTGTAATTTTTCCCATTGATTATTAAGAAAGCTTTGCATGGTTTCACCTTACCTTGATCATTTTTATGGTCTTCCACTGCCATGCAAAACAAGTATTAGGGTATTTTTGAAAAGTAGACTTTTGCAAATTTAAATAGGAAACATTAATTTTATGTACCTTTTACTTTCATAGTAACACCTAACAGGTTGGTTGCTTATATCTAAGAGAGAGAATTAATTATATGCATCTTTCTTTTCCTAGACTTGTTAGTGCTTGGCAAAGAAAGTCTGCAAGagacatcttttgtttttctaattaaaattaagatatttttaatttttctgtttaaaaaaggTAAACTTAATGAAACCATGATACCACCCCCTTCCTTATCCTCacctaaatgaaaatttaaaaaaaaaaaaaatttaaatgataataggTTGAGATTTGTGTTTTCCCTCTTTCACAGAATTCATTACATACAGGCTATAGCTGGAAGATGTAGAtatcaagtgatgtgcctgcagCTATTAATGTTCTACTTGCTGTTTGTAATAGCACAGTTGTTTAAGATTTGTCTTTAAAGTATTCTGCGATAGGTAGAAATAACTACTGTTCCTCATGTATGTAAAACAGTGTTAATTAAAGGAAAAGTATCTTTATAGAAACTACTAGctttatccttattttaaataGGATTAAGACTATCCattgtgaattttaatttttcactggTAAATGAATATTCCTGTTGCCCAGGTGTACTAGGCATGTGGGTGAAGAGGCATTACAAAAAACCACTTCTCTAAATATCTGTAATcttaaataattgttaaatgagGCATGTGATACTCCTTTTGTGAATAGATTATTATTGAAAGGAGCTATAAACGTAGTAAAACCATCTTACCTTTAACAATGTAATTTCagtgcttttgaaaaaaaatttgtgttgTAATCTCTGAAATGGAGGATGAAATTGGGTTCTCAGCTAAAATATAGGATCAACTCGGTATGAAAgattactagaagaaaatgtaatttaataacCTGTAAAATGCATAAAGGAATTAAACAGGGAAATCATAGATCATTTAATGTGAACATCAGGAATGGACAGCAGATCCCAGAAAATAATAGTACTGTCTGTCTGCTCTGAAGCTAAGATGTTAACtccttagatttttatttatagtgaaaattgatttttgagccattttatttttatttctaaggtttttgCTTGTAGAATCAATAACTTAATTACGCTAGAGATAATCGTTTTTATACCTTTACAATTTCTAATGGAAATATTGTTAGCTTGCTTTAGTCTACAACCCATGCTTTCCTAAGTCAATGGGTAGGCATGACATTTGCACAGTTAACAATTATTTTCATTACAGTAGCTGCATACAAATTTTCCATACTATAGACTTATTTTTGTGAGagcaaaaatacagaattttgagattttttttatctATGCCTTTTCCAAAAGATAAATTTTAGCTTAAACAATTATTGGAATTGTGATTCACATGATTAAAAAGACTTTCCAAAGATCTTATTTAAATTATAAGGATTATTTAATAtctaataaatttatatttttataaaggaggaaaaaCTGCCCAGTATTCCTTGTTCAACAAAGATAAAttattctttccttaaaaatttgttttgaaatacttGTTTTGATTTCCGGCTATTTGTATCATCCAGGTTTAACAAAGGGGAAAaccctttattattttctgattgacttgtagaaaataatcatttttaaatgaagttagaAAATGATCACATAAAAAATTTTaccacttcatgataaaaaccttcaataaactaggcatcaaaggaacatacctcaaaataataagaactactTACGACAGACCCACAACCAGCATCATACTGAGTGGAGAAAAATTGATAGAGTcattaagaactggaacaaggcaaaggatgtctgctctcaccactcctattcaacatagtactagaaatcctagccagagcagccaggcaagagaaagaaataaaagcatccatactggaaaagaggaagtaagaTTATCTCTGTtctgatgacatgatcatatacctagaaagcCATAAAGACTCCTCCAAAGACTCCTGGTCTTGATAAACGACTTCAGTAAAATATCAGGATAccaaatcagtgtacaaaaattagtagcatttctatacatcagtgcctttcaagctgagaaccaaatattattttttttaatagctacaaaaaaaaatacctaagaatacattttaccaaagaaatggaagatctctacaagagtaactacaaaacactgatgaaagaaatcatagatgacacaaacaaatagacaTCCCAGGCTCATGGagtagaagaatcaatattgttaaaatgaccatactccccaaagcaatctacagattcagtgcagtCTTTATCAAAAAtgaacatcatttttcacagaattagaaagatATACTCCTgtagttcatatggaaccaaaagagagcctgaAGAGCCAAagcatcctaagcaaaaagaacaaatatggagGCATCATAttgtctgacttcaaattatactacaagactatagtaaccaaaacaacatggtactgctAGAAAATTGGACACATAGATCATTGGAACAGAATACacaatccagaaataaagccacatacctacaaccaactgatcttggACAGGGtcgacaaaaataaacaatgaggaagggacaccctattcaataaaaggtgctgggaaGAACGAAACTGGATCCcatctcatcatatacaaaaatcaactcaagatggagtaaaTATTTAGAACGGAGTAAATATTTAGAATGTAAcacatgaaactataaaaatcctagaagaaaacctgggaaaaaatcttctggacattggcctaggcaaagaatttataataaaaatcccaaaagcaaatgcaccaaaaccaaaaattgacacaTAGGACTTAATTacactaaaaagtttctgcatagcaaaataaataattacaacagAGTAAATAGCcttcagaatgagagaaaatatttgcaaattatatttctgacaaaggactaatatctagagtctacaaagaactcaagaaAAAACCCATTGAAAACTGAACAGAGGACAGGAACagctatttctcaaaagaagaaataccagcagccaacaaacacattaataaatgctcaatatcactaatcagaAAAACGCAAACTAAAACCGCAATATATCATCATACACCAGTCAGATACACCAggctattattgaaaagtcaaaaaacaacagatgttagtGTTGATATGGGGAAAAGGGAATGGTTATACacagttggtgagaatgtaaattagttcaacctctatggaaaacagtatgaagatttctcaaagaactaaaattagaactactatttgacccagcaatcccactgctaggtttctacccaaaggaaatgaaattattatattgAAAAGACACGTATACTCATATATtcattgaggcactattcacgatagcaaagtcatagaaccagcctaagtgtccaccaatgattgactgggttaagaaaatgtggtatataccaTGAATACAATGTAgccattaaaaacaatgaaatcatgtcctttgcagcaacatggatgttaGTTCATTACTCTTAAGTGAACTAACtcggaaacaaaacaaaataccacatgttctcacttacaaatgggagctaaacaatgggcacACATGGAAAATAATAGAAGGAACTCCAAAATGAGGGAAGTTGTGGAGGGTGTGTGGGCAGGGCAAGGgttaaaaaaattacctaataGGTACAATGTTCAGTTTGGTACAGTGGAAGCCCAGTCCCTACCAGTATGTcttatattcatgtaacaaacatgcatacGAAAcccctgaatataaaataaaatattttttttaagttttattatatatgctaatttcaaaattgtttttactaGTTGTTGCTATTTGACATTAACAGTTGAGTAATGAATGAATTGTTGTCTTACTAAATATATTAATGGAGTCCTATTTGCCATTTGGttgcatgttatttatttatttatttgccattgCTCATGTCTGTTATAGGAAAGAAGAAGCCAGAGATCAGTTTTATGTTCCAGGATGAGATTGAAGATTTTTTGAGAAAACACATACAAGATGCCCCCGAGGAGTTTATTTCGGAACTTGCTGAGTACTTAATAAAGCaagtataaaatgtattttttctgttttatgataGAAATTCAGTGGGTTAAGTAAGATTTTTTCCAAGATCATAAAAAGCAAATGTATtagatatttttgtttcaaaCTTGGACTTTAACCTAGCCAccaaatttcagattttgtttGCCTACAGCAGcagtttaattcaacaaatatttgttaagtgcttTGGGCAAAGCAGTATGGGAAATAAAAGACAGGAGCTGGAAAGTGTCCTCATTCACTGATCTTACAGTCGTAAGTCTTGGTTAGGGAGAAAAACACCGGCATTAACCACTGGCTGGTCTCTTCTATAGCACGAAAAATAacattcaaaaggaagaaaagataattttctatttttatttggcaGAAAGTAAACTTTCTGGCAAAGTTTAAGGATAATATAGAGTAACAAATTCacttcaaaaagaacaaatttaggCACTCCTACCTTGTGAATGGCTAAgggtatttttatataaaaatgaggaagattaTGTATAACTTGACCATTAGTAACTAACTAACCTGGTCATCCCTCAACTTAGTTTCACTGTGTACGCTTCCATAAATACAATCCAGGAGAGCAGTGTATCTAACtttgattttagaaatataaCTTCTGtggtgataatttttttaatataagtatttTTTGTGCATAAATGTATTATAGAACTatatttttcacatgtaaaaaatgaaatagttacTAATCATTTtgcactgctttttaaaataattattttgttaggcataaaaagattttctttaaatatattttaatattttagaaattgagaATTTTAAGTTGGAATTCCTGAAGATGAAGAACAGATTTATAGTCTACTATtctccaaattaattttaaaaagcaattttgaatTATGGGGGTTTTGTTCTTGGTGTCTTAATTGCAATAACGTTGAATACtttataatagagaaaattaatctatttctgttttaattccTAGGGTTGGGGAACAAATTGTTAGTGAACTTGtctctaaattaattttatttgtataaaaaatAGAGATCTCTAATCTTAAGCATTATTTCCATAGAAACAAAATTCCTTATCTACATAAATACTCAGTACATTTTAGTGAACTAAATATATTTGTCTTGTGCACAGACCTCTTAATAAAACTTATCTCGAGGTGGTACGTTCAGTATTCATGTCTTCAACAACTTCTGCTTCTGGGACGGGCAGAAAACGCACAATCAAGGACTTGCAAGAAGAAGTTTCAAACCTGTACAATAACATTAGGTTATTTGAAAAAGGGATGAAGTTTTTTGCAGGTATACTTAATCTTTGTTAATCTTAttctttcattgattttcatAATTTGGGGAATAAATTAGTCTTAATAAAGCTCCTTTATTTTCCAGATGACACACAGGCTGCTCTTACCAAACACTTGCTGAAGTCAGTGTGTACTGATATCACTAACCTCATTTTCAACTTCTTAGCTTCGGATTTAATGATGGCCGTAGATGATCCTGCAGCCATTACAAGTGAAGTATGTTAATGATTGCTTACTGCTCTTCATGTGTTCTGTTTTGCatctatacacattttattttatcttatttggagtaaagaggaaaataaaatacagtaaaagaggtttgaggaaaaaaatctaagatttttttattcaacttttgtACAATATTATATACAGTTGCTAGCAGGATTGGCAGTATAACTAGtctgttaaaaataatgatgctTTATTACTTTAGAATAAAcagttttttcctaattattaTGTCACATTCCCTCTTCCTAATGACTGGCAAATCCCATAACATTCTGACCCGTTTTCATATctttgaagttatttttcctttaaggACATCTCATTTCAATGTTTAGACTaattccaatttaattttttaaaatctcaaactaAATTCAAAAGCTCATCTATTCCCTTCTTGCGATGTAATGTAGAGCAACGGCTCCCAATTGCATAGAGAAAGAAAGGTGCGGTCTGTCCCAAGATGACAACCCCTCCTTCTCGTCCTCTTTCTTCTctatcctcctcccacctcctcttcctcttcctcttcctctttcctattcttcctcctccttcctcacctctctAGGTCCACTTCAAGTTGGAGATTTAGGAAAAATGAGGGAAGAAGAAGTGTCTTGATGTGACTGACTACATATCACTGCTTTGATCACAGTCAAACGAAATCAGTCTGATGTTTGTGGTCTTTGGTGATGTAGTTAGTCATTGCCTCATAGGCAATATAAGTTGTTTCCTTGGAATGTTGTTTAGTTTCATGTGACTTCTCACAGTAAGGACCATCCCTCAAACAGAGGAACAGTTATTCCTCCTACCCCAGCAAGGTGCTGgcccccttcccttcttcttgaGCAGCAAATTCCCAATTGTCTGGACAGTTTAGTGTCTCCGGCCCTTGTACCAACCTCTGCTGTGGAAAATACAGGAGATCCTGTTCCATGCCCTTTAAGGGCCACAGAAGGATTGGTGTGTGATTGGGGCAGGGAGGCTAGACAGGAGCAACTAGTCCCTAATCTTCCCAGACATTATACACTTCAGAGCCTGTTGTCAAGCCGTTCCAGCACGTCTGCTCCAAAATTTTATGCCAGAAGAAACTAAAAGACTGATCAAGAATACCGTAAAACTCCAGTGGACACTTACATGTAGAGAGAGGTGCTGAAAAGATTCCTCACACCATAGAGCATAACAAGCATCCAACCTCGAACAAGAGCTCAGTCTCCCATCTTCTAGGCATCCTTGGTCTTTATGAGTGGGGCCCTTCACGGCTGTCACTGGGGAGAGAAAAACACTCTCTTCCTGCTCCAATGGAAGAATTAGCCTCTTAACccaaatattctgtttctcacAAGGTCAGTGACTCTAGTCTTTCTCTTACATTGATGAAGCAGGTGGGAGCAGCAGGGCTGTATCTAGCCTGTTTGGCTGATTGGCTATTGACTCTAATAATGTTTTTGTCTCTAATTTGAGATCTAAAATTCAAGAATATGATAAATTCCACTCAGCAACttgttacagtatttttttcactttatcttGTATCCACTGCATGTCAAAAGCACAGTActgaaagaatttttatttacccctacagataagaaaaaaaattttaagtaaattatcaGAAGAAACCAAAGTAGCTCTTACAAAACTCCATAACTCTCTGAATGAAAaggtaagtaaagttttattctGTTTACATGTCAGGGCTAGCAGTTTGTTACAAAGATCTTGGAGTAGATTTTTTATCAGAGTAATTGTAAATCCAATCTAAAACTAGTATTTTGCGCTCAGCTGCCTCTTTGAAAGGTGAAGAGAAGACCACGCTACTGGCATTTTACCATTTTTAGTTCTATATCacaatttctaatttattgagaaagtgacccttttaaaaattgtatttaggttgtaaaattacaaaatagtTATTAAATGGCTGTACTTCTTTAGGCAGTTATATATAGAAGTAAATTATGGTATTCAATGCCTTTTCAGAGCATAGAAGACTTTATTTCTTGTCTGGATTCTGCAGCAGAAGCTTGTGATATTATGGTGAAAAGGGGagacaaaaaaagggaaaggtaACATTAAATTAGTATATATTTGGTAGTGTTCTTAAATGTGGGACTTTTCatatctgaaatttgaatttgtCTGACTGTTACATAGAGAATATGTATCTAATGTGTCTAATATATCTAAATGGCTGTAGACCTTCCAGATATTCGAAGTCTTAAAATAGTTAGATATTTCTCTCTGACCCTCTGGATCAAGTAGCAGAGTTTCTTTATCGTATAGTTCATCAATCCCAGGAACTTTTTATTAGCTTGGGGACTTTCCTTACAGCAAACCTCATCTAAATCAGTGCGAATTTGTTTGACCTCCagcaactcaaaacaaaaaacatactttGAGTATTCCCACtctataactttttctttaattttgtagcATACTAATCTATCCATGCCATTTaggttttatgtatatatatccctATTGAAAagttaacttaaaatatttatggaattagATAAACTAGGGAAGCTAAAAATTAACAGAAAGGGATGAATTGAAATTGGTGAGAACTTCTTAAATTATGATAATGAAtttgtgtgcctttttttttttttagacagataCTGTTCCAGCATCGACAAGCACTGGCTGAACAGCTGAAGGTCACGGAAGACCCTGCTCTTATTCTGCACCTCACATCAGTCCTGTTGTTTCAGTTTTCAACCCACACCATGCTCCATGCACCTGGAAGATGTGTCCCACAGATCATTGCTTTTCTTAATAGTAAAATTCCAGAGGTATTACATTTTCAATACACTTGAAACTTTCAAAACTTTCAAAGTTTTAGATTCTGAATATTTTGAGTGGATTGAGACGAATTATTGTCAGCACTCAGGTATAAAACATATTAACATCAAAGTCCATTTCCAAAAATGTGAACAGAGGATTAGGAGATTAATTAAGCTTTCAGAAAAGCTACAATTAAGAAATTAAGCTTTCAGAAAAGATACGATTATGTCAAATCTCCCATTTCAGCTTCTTTATGTTTAACTTATCCCTCAACGACCCATTCAAAAGTCTTTTCCTGTCCCTTTTACCTATAAAACCCCTCAACTAAAAGGGAACTTCCCTATCCCTTTGACTGTATCTTTGGTGATAGAACCAGGCAGGGTCAACTTATGGTAAAGTGATTTGCATTCATGTTTTATCTCTTCTAAATTGTACACTCCTTGAGAGCAGAAACTGCTAGATTAGACTTGCTACTTACATGGCcagttttttgtaaagatgaggacCTTCAATGTGTATTAGTTAAAGAAATTCTACTTTATCTGTTCCACAGAGAGTTAAATTGTGTTGGTtaacttttctttcccttttcacaGGATCAGCATGCTCTTTTGGTAAAGTATCAAGGTTTGGTTGTAAAGCAGCTAGTCAGTCAAAATAAGAAGACTGGGCAGGGAGATTATCCCTTGAATAATGAATTAGGCAAAGAACAAGAAGATGTTGCCAATACTCGTAAAGAGCTTCAAGAACTTTCTTCATCCATTAAAGACCTTGTTCTCAAATCTAGGAAATCATCTGTGACAGAAGAGTAATGATCTTAATTTACATTTGTCATATAGTAAACATTTTCCCCCAAGATTGGAGGTGAGTGGTCACACAAAAGTAGTCACTATACAGCTCCCCTCTCCTCGCAAAAACCACCTCATACACACACAATTCAGTTAAAACAGTAGTGCTGTATTAAATGTAAATCTTAAAAAGATGTGAATTTTTGTAAATTGGGTTCTTCATGGAAGTTTGTTTCCACCTTATTTTCACACAAATACTATATGAAATTTTTcacataaacattattttcacataattttaaaaattacatatttcaggtttgttttctttccaaatgttgaatgaaaaacaaattttctgaTCCATTTATCCCTGGGGAAGGATTCATTTGTTGTGAGTGCCGGTATActtaaatgtatactttaaatacatttaagtagaaatttaaaatgtggtctttttttttttaaaaaaaaaaaaaaaaaaacacttctgtgtcagaaatgaaaataaatcatgtattttatttttaaatagaaaacactacttcaaaactaaaatacagaaatttacaaaaaaaagaaaaattattactaAGCCCTTGCTTTATTTTTGGCAGAATAAACATTGATTTTGGTTGGGGCCACAAGGATGCCTTTACAGGTGCACAAGAAACGCTAGAGTGGCCCATGCATTGTTGTGCTCTATTCTAAAACAAGCTACTAACAAGAGAGAGAACACATGCAATTTATTACCAGTAAGCATAAGTCATATTTAACATTGGAATAAGCATTTTAtacaaagatttttcttttatccagtttgcatttgtacattttatttttttagttccGTAGCTGCTCTATCACATAATACTTTGTAAATACTAGTGTAAAAAACAGATAGGATGCCTTTTCCAGTGGTAGGAACATCTGTACGTGCATTTAAATCATTACAAGCTTTTTTCCAAAACTAGAAAcccttattaaaaaataagtatttttgttttctgaagattattagttaaaaataacttaaaaaggtCCTTAGAGTAATAATTTCAACCAAATGAATTTCAAGCAACAATTTACTATTTatcaaaaaggaatttatttttaatgtaattacaaattaaatttcaaatatttaaaaatactgttttatataaTTCCTTAtgacattttaaactttatattttaaaatatttgaatacaaaaAGATCAGTCTACCTCTACTCCATTCTAGACAAAGTATTAATCCTTAGTGAAAGTAATTAAATTGCTGACTTGGCATTATTATTAAAGTTGATAGGAATgcaacattaaatttaaaaatgtttcccgTGGgtaattttctattatatattttcatatggaaagggaaaaatgatAAATCCTC contains:
- the UFL1 gene encoding E3 UFM1-protein ligase 1 isoform X2 — translated: MRDELHVRGGRVNIVDLQQVINVDLIHIENRIGDIIKSEKHVQLVLGQLIDENYLDRLAEEVNDKLQESGQVTISELCKTYDLPGNFLTQALTQRLGRIISGHIDLDNRGVIFTEAFVARHKARIRGLFSAITRPTAVNSLISKYGFQEQLLYSVLEELVNSGRLRGTVVGGRQDKAVFVPDIYSRTQSTWVDSFFRQNGYLEFDALSRLGIPDAVSYIKKRYKTTQLLFLKAACVGQGLVDQVEASVEEAISSGTWVDIAPLLPTSLSVEDAAILLQQVMRAFSKQASAVVFSDTVVVSEKFINDCTELFRELMHQKAEKEMKNNPVHLITEEDLKQISTLESVSTSKKDKKDERRRKATEGSGSVRGGGGGNAREYKIKKVKKKGRKDDDSDDETQSSHTGKKKPEISFMFQDEIEDFLRKHIQDAPEEFISELAEYLIKPLNKTYLEVVRSVFMSSTTSASGTGRKRTIKDLQEEVSNLYNNIRLFEKGMKFFADDTQAALTKHLLKSVCTDITNLIFNFLASDLMMAVDDPAAITSEIRKKILSKLSEETKVALTKLHNSLNEKSIEDFISCLDSAAEACDIMVKRGDKKRERQILFQHRQALAEQLKVTEDPALILHLTSVLLFQFSTHTMLHAPGRCVPQIIAFLNSKIPEDQHALLVKYQGLVVKQLVSQNKKTGQGDYPLNNELGKEQEDVANTRKELQELSSSIKDLVLKSRKSSVTEE